A window of the Synechococcus sp. LTW-R genome harbors these coding sequences:
- the gltB gene encoding glutamate synthase large subunit → MPLSSRPVWPHCDSPAPLEVAGEKDACGVGFLANLKGATSHWVLKQALRGLDCMEHRGGCGGDGDSGDGAGVLCGIPWSYLEAVWPEAAAASTATRGLGMVFLPAEAGKRDQAKAFCDEEAQALGLRSLGWRAVPVDSSVLGPLARGTAPVIEQWLLSADCDGDALEALLFRLRRRCGDRARSVWGQAPSDLYFASLSGRTVVYKGMVRSEVLSAFYGDLRDERFAVSFAVYHRRFSTNTLPRWPLAQPMRLLGHNGEINTLLGNLNWARAAEADLDAVWGDDAADLKPVVNSAFSDSANLDATLELLVRSGRPITESLLTLVPEAFRDQPALADKPEVTAFYEYSACTQEPWDGPALLVFADGRSVGATLDRNGLRPARYCITSDGFVVMGSETGVVELEESRIIEKGRLGPGQMLAVDLEKGRLLHNWDVKQEVASRHPYSQWLAEHRRSLGDLPWTQERQLADLELLQQQTAFGFTAEDFDLVIEDMAGAAKEPTYCMGDDIPLAVLSDKPHLLYDYFKQRFAQVTNPPIDPLREKLVMSLEMHLGKRGSPLKPDASAAAVLHLKSPILNEAELAAATQQGIASRTLSTLMPISGGPAGLEAALSQLCSDAEAAVRNGSEILVLSDRGITATTSYIPPLLAVGAVHHHLLKQGLRLQTSLVAETAQCWSTHHLACLIGYGASAVCPWLTWETTRHWLAHPKTQKLIERGKLPALTPDQVQANVRKALEDGLRKILSKIGISLLASYHGAQIFEAIGVGADLIERAFKGTTSRVAGLSLEELASETLTFHAKAFPELNRTKLEFMGFVQYRTGGEYHLNSPEMTKALHAAIKQGPGYDHFSTYKTLVENRPVTALRDLLELQPAATPLPLDQVESIESICERFCTGGMSLGALSREAHEVLAVAMNRIGGKSNSGEGGEDPARFNVLGDVNAEGLSATLPSIKGLRNGDTACSAIKQIASGRFGVTPEYLRSGKQLEIKVAQGAKPGEGGQLPGPKVDPYIAWLRNSKPGVALISPPPHHDIYSIEDLAQLIHDLHQVHPAAKVSVKLVAEIGIGTIAAGVAKANADVIQISGHDGGTGASPLSSIKHAGGPWELGLTEVHRALLENGLRDRVLLRADGGLKTGWDVVIAALLGAEEYGFGSIAMIAEGCIMARVCHTNNCPVGVATQKEALRKRFTGLPEQVVNFFLFVAEEVRQLMSVLGVARLDDLIGRTDLLKPRAVQLAKTNALDLSCLLDPIPQAADRAWLRHAEVAHGNGVILEDQLLADAELMASIENHGQLARTLPIINTDRSVCARLGGEIAARHGNTGFKGQLDLTYEGAAGQSFGAFTVQGMNVRLVGEANDYVGKGINGGRLTVVPPAGGNDPGSQVILGNTCLYGATGGELFALGRAGERFAVRNSGAKTVVEGAGDHCCEYMTGGVVVVLGSTGRNVGAGMTGGVTFVLDETGGLRDRVNPEIVEICALSTPEQEALLKPLLEAHVAATGSTKGAAILADWSSWKPRFKVLVPPSEKANVGLAKREAVAA, encoded by the coding sequence ATGCCGCTGTCTTCTCGTCCTGTTTGGCCCCATTGCGACAGCCCCGCTCCGCTCGAGGTGGCTGGCGAGAAGGACGCCTGTGGCGTCGGCTTTCTGGCGAACCTCAAGGGTGCAACCAGCCATTGGGTGTTGAAGCAGGCCCTGCGCGGCCTGGACTGCATGGAGCACCGCGGTGGCTGCGGCGGCGATGGTGACTCCGGCGATGGTGCCGGCGTGCTGTGCGGCATCCCTTGGTCGTATCTCGAGGCGGTCTGGCCAGAGGCCGCCGCTGCATCCACGGCCACCCGTGGCTTGGGCATGGTGTTTTTGCCCGCCGAGGCCGGCAAGCGCGATCAGGCCAAAGCCTTTTGCGATGAGGAAGCCCAGGCCCTGGGGCTACGCAGCCTGGGTTGGCGCGCCGTTCCCGTCGATTCCAGCGTTTTAGGCCCTCTGGCCCGCGGAACCGCTCCGGTGATTGAGCAGTGGTTGCTCAGCGCCGACTGCGATGGCGATGCCCTCGAGGCGCTGCTGTTCCGTCTGCGCCGCCGTTGTGGTGACCGTGCTCGCAGTGTCTGGGGCCAGGCCCCAAGCGACCTCTACTTCGCCTCCCTGAGTGGGCGGACCGTTGTCTACAAGGGCATGGTCCGCTCGGAGGTCCTCTCCGCCTTCTATGGCGACCTCCGCGATGAGCGTTTCGCGGTGAGCTTCGCGGTCTACCACCGCCGCTTCAGCACGAACACCCTGCCCCGCTGGCCGCTGGCCCAGCCGATGCGGCTGCTCGGCCACAACGGCGAGATCAACACCCTGCTCGGGAACCTCAACTGGGCCCGTGCGGCCGAAGCGGATCTTGATGCGGTCTGGGGCGATGACGCCGCTGATCTCAAGCCGGTGGTGAATTCCGCCTTCAGCGACTCCGCCAACCTCGACGCCACCCTGGAGTTGCTGGTCCGCAGCGGCCGCCCGATCACCGAGAGCCTGCTCACCCTGGTGCCGGAGGCCTTCCGCGATCAGCCGGCCCTGGCCGATAAGCCCGAGGTCACCGCCTTCTACGAGTATTCGGCCTGCACCCAGGAACCCTGGGATGGACCAGCCCTGCTGGTTTTTGCCGATGGCCGCAGCGTTGGCGCCACCCTGGACCGCAACGGTCTGCGCCCTGCCCGCTACTGCATCACCAGCGACGGTTTCGTGGTGATGGGCTCCGAAACCGGCGTGGTGGAGCTCGAGGAGAGCCGGATCATCGAGAAGGGGCGCCTCGGCCCTGGCCAGATGTTGGCGGTCGACCTTGAGAAGGGCCGTCTGCTCCACAACTGGGATGTGAAGCAGGAGGTGGCATCCCGTCACCCCTACAGCCAGTGGCTCGCGGAGCATCGCCGCAGCTTGGGCGACTTGCCCTGGACCCAGGAGCGTCAGCTGGCGGATCTTGAGCTGCTGCAGCAGCAAACCGCCTTCGGCTTCACCGCCGAGGACTTCGATCTGGTGATCGAGGACATGGCGGGTGCAGCCAAGGAGCCCACGTACTGCATGGGTGATGACATCCCCTTGGCGGTGCTCTCCGATAAGCCCCACCTGCTCTACGACTACTTCAAGCAGCGCTTCGCCCAGGTCACGAACCCGCCGATTGATCCCCTGAGGGAGAAGTTGGTGATGAGCCTGGAGATGCATCTGGGCAAGCGGGGTTCTCCGCTCAAGCCGGATGCCTCAGCGGCAGCGGTCCTGCACCTCAAGAGCCCGATCCTCAATGAGGCCGAGCTGGCGGCTGCCACCCAACAGGGCATTGCCAGCCGCACCCTCTCGACCCTGATGCCGATCAGCGGTGGACCGGCGGGTCTGGAGGCGGCCCTGTCCCAGCTCTGCAGCGACGCGGAAGCCGCCGTGCGCAACGGCAGTGAGATCCTGGTTCTCTCCGACCGCGGCATCACGGCCACCACCTCCTACATCCCGCCGTTGCTGGCGGTTGGCGCGGTTCACCACCACCTCTTGAAGCAGGGGCTGCGGCTGCAGACCTCCCTGGTGGCCGAGACCGCCCAGTGCTGGAGCACCCACCATCTGGCCTGTCTGATTGGCTACGGCGCCAGCGCGGTCTGCCCCTGGCTGACCTGGGAGACCACCCGCCATTGGCTGGCCCATCCCAAGACCCAGAAACTGATCGAGCGCGGCAAGTTGCCGGCCCTCACTCCGGATCAGGTCCAAGCCAATGTGCGCAAGGCCCTGGAGGACGGTCTGCGCAAGATTCTCTCCAAGATAGGCATTTCCCTGCTCGCCAGCTATCACGGCGCCCAAATCTTTGAGGCGATCGGTGTTGGTGCGGATCTGATTGAGCGCGCCTTCAAGGGCACCACCAGTCGGGTGGCCGGCCTGAGCCTGGAGGAATTGGCGAGTGAGACTCTTACCTTCCATGCCAAGGCTTTCCCAGAGCTGAACCGCACCAAGCTCGAGTTCATGGGCTTCGTGCAGTACCGCACGGGTGGTGAGTACCACCTCAACAGCCCGGAGATGACCAAGGCGCTCCACGCCGCGATCAAGCAGGGCCCTGGTTACGACCATTTCTCCACCTACAAGACCCTGGTGGAGAACCGTCCGGTGACGGCCCTGCGGGACTTGCTCGAACTGCAGCCTGCCGCGACGCCCTTGCCCCTCGACCAGGTCGAGAGCATTGAGAGCATCTGTGAGCGCTTCTGCACCGGCGGCATGAGCCTGGGTGCCCTCTCCCGCGAAGCCCACGAGGTGCTCGCGGTGGCCATGAACCGCATCGGCGGCAAGAGCAACAGCGGTGAGGGCGGTGAGGATCCGGCCCGCTTCAACGTTCTGGGCGATGTGAATGCGGAGGGCCTCTCGGCCACCCTGCCCTCGATCAAGGGCCTCCGCAATGGCGACACGGCCTGCTCGGCGATTAAGCAGATCGCCTCGGGTCGCTTCGGGGTCACCCCGGAATACCTGCGCAGTGGCAAGCAGCTCGAGATCAAGGTCGCCCAGGGCGCCAAGCCCGGTGAAGGTGGCCAGCTCCCGGGTCCAAAGGTCGACCCCTACATCGCTTGGTTGCGCAACAGCAAGCCTGGGGTGGCGTTGATCTCACCTCCGCCCCACCACGACATCTATTCGATCGAGGACCTCGCGCAGCTCATCCATGACCTGCACCAGGTGCACCCCGCCGCCAAGGTGAGCGTGAAGCTGGTGGCCGAGATCGGCATCGGCACGATCGCGGCTGGTGTGGCCAAGGCCAACGCGGACGTCATCCAGATCTCTGGCCATGACGGCGGCACCGGCGCTTCGCCCCTGAGCTCGATCAAGCACGCCGGCGGCCCCTGGGAACTCGGCCTGACCGAGGTGCACCGGGCCCTGCTCGAGAACGGCCTTCGCGATCGCGTCCTGCTGCGGGCCGACGGCGGCCTCAAGACCGGTTGGGACGTCGTGATTGCGGCTCTGCTGGGTGCCGAGGAATACGGCTTCGGTTCGATCGCGATGATCGCCGAGGGCTGCATCATGGCCCGCGTTTGCCACACCAATAACTGCCCGGTCGGGGTGGCCACCCAGAAAGAAGCCCTGCGCAAGCGCTTCACCGGTCTGCCGGAGCAGGTGGTCAACTTCTTCCTGTTCGTCGCGGAGGAGGTGCGTCAGCTGATGAGTGTCCTCGGCGTAGCTCGCCTGGACGACCTGATCGGCCGCACGGATCTGCTCAAGCCCCGCGCTGTGCAGTTGGCCAAAACGAACGCCCTCGACCTCTCTTGCCTGCTGGATCCCATCCCTCAGGCGGCTGACCGCGCCTGGTTGCGCCACGCCGAGGTCGCCCACGGCAACGGCGTGATCCTGGAGGACCAGCTGCTGGCGGACGCCGAACTGATGGCGTCCATCGAGAACCACGGCCAGCTGGCCCGCACCCTGCCGATCATCAACACCGATCGCAGTGTCTGCGCCCGTCTCGGCGGTGAGATTGCGGCCCGCCATGGCAACACCGGCTTCAAGGGCCAGCTCGACCTCACCTATGAGGGCGCCGCTGGTCAAAGCTTCGGCGCCTTCACCGTTCAAGGCATGAATGTGCGCCTGGTGGGCGAAGCCAACGACTACGTCGGCAAGGGCATTAACGGTGGTCGCCTCACCGTCGTTCCCCCGGCGGGCGGCAATGACCCCGGTTCGCAGGTGATCCTCGGGAACACGTGCCTCTATGGCGCCACCGGCGGCGAGCTCTTCGCCCTCGGCCGCGCCGGCGAACGCTTCGCTGTTCGCAACAGTGGTGCCAAGACCGTCGTGGAAGGTGCCGGCGATCACTGCTGCGAGTACATGACGGGCGGTGTGGTCGTGGTGCTGGGCAGCACCGGCCGCAATGTGGGTGCCGGCATGACCGGAGGGGTCACCTTCGTTCTGGATGAGACCGGTGGTCTGCGCGATCGGGTCAATCCCGAGATCGTCGAGATCTGTGCCCTGAGCACCCCCGAGCAGGAGGCCCTACTCAAGCCCTTGCTGGAGGCTCATGTCGCCGCCACGGGCAGCACCAAGGGCGCGGCGATCCTTGCGGATTGGTCGAGCTGGAAGCCCCGCTTCAAGGTGCTGGTCCCCCCCAGCGAGAAGGCCAATGTCGGCTTGGCTAAGCGGGAGGCGGTGGCCGCCTAA
- a CDS encoding phosphodiester glycosidase family protein, with amino-acid sequence MAFAPVLAALHPGIPLLPPPPLPAEERPIRQAEGSLIRSNGLSQPARWRIERGELWLTLEFLEQQLGVQRSRGERGGLQLEWFGSEINLSSRRQQSLGDEVAVPVSDLMRRIGVRFAPFGKNELSLELPAGPLQAVRARDNGISGKRVVLDLGAPALVRSDDGELAISTETSREQRQQLSRLGLNPRQDQGWLRLKAEGERLTLGRPWRLVLDLPSDTALKSLNRPSSNSPNAALAALQRQGLVLNRRVGRIGNRQVLINSVQLDPRRVPVDLRPLNRASGMKGLSSLSQLARNKSALIAINGGFFNRVNRLPLGALKDNGQWLSGPILNRGAVGWGDGELPQFDRLRLQEIVVDQRQQRWALSSLNSGYVQKGVARYTEAWGPRYQPLTGKEQGFVVRDGVVQQRIEAIPQPGVPLRAGDMLLVTRGGIKADWQPGERLVISSRSTSVVGDKPYVVGGGPLLLRSGLVALNGQAEGFSPGFIRQGAPRTVIASDGRQLWLITLQGVNNAGPTLMETALLLKQQGLKEALNLDGGSSTGLVLADVQTVKGRGIAGSVHNGIGLIPRVPMPMPNRPPARLASSPP; translated from the coding sequence ATGGCTTTCGCGCCCGTTCTGGCAGCCCTCCATCCAGGGATCCCCCTGCTCCCGCCGCCGCCGCTTCCCGCCGAGGAACGGCCGATTCGCCAGGCGGAAGGATCCCTGATTCGATCCAACGGGCTGAGCCAACCGGCCCGTTGGCGCATCGAGCGGGGCGAGCTCTGGCTCACCCTCGAATTCCTCGAGCAGCAACTCGGGGTCCAGCGCTCCAGAGGCGAGAGAGGGGGCCTGCAGCTGGAGTGGTTTGGCAGCGAAATCAACCTGTCCTCGAGGCGGCAACAGTCCCTCGGGGATGAGGTCGCCGTTCCGGTCTCAGACCTGATGCGCCGGATTGGTGTCCGCTTCGCGCCCTTTGGGAAAAACGAACTGAGCCTGGAGCTACCCGCCGGACCGCTTCAGGCGGTCCGCGCCCGGGACAACGGCATCAGCGGCAAACGGGTGGTGCTGGACCTCGGCGCCCCAGCCCTGGTGCGCAGCGACGATGGCGAACTGGCCATCAGCACTGAGACCAGCCGTGAGCAGCGGCAGCAACTGTCGCGGCTGGGTCTGAATCCCCGCCAAGACCAGGGCTGGTTGCGACTGAAAGCAGAAGGGGAACGCCTCACCCTGGGACGCCCCTGGCGCCTGGTGCTCGATCTGCCCAGCGACACCGCCCTCAAAAGCCTCAATCGGCCGAGCAGCAACAGCCCAAACGCCGCGCTGGCGGCGCTGCAACGCCAGGGATTGGTGCTCAATCGCAGGGTGGGGCGCATCGGCAACCGCCAGGTCCTGATCAACAGCGTCCAACTCGATCCCCGCCGGGTCCCCGTCGATCTCCGCCCCCTGAACCGCGCCAGCGGGATGAAGGGCCTGAGCAGCCTCAGTCAGCTGGCCCGCAACAAATCCGCCCTGATCGCGATTAATGGAGGGTTCTTCAACCGCGTCAACCGGCTTCCCTTAGGGGCGCTCAAGGACAACGGACAGTGGCTCTCGGGGCCAATCCTCAACCGGGGGGCCGTGGGCTGGGGCGATGGCGAGCTACCGCAATTCGATCGCCTACGGCTTCAGGAAATCGTGGTCGATCAACGCCAACAACGCTGGGCGCTCTCGAGCCTCAACAGCGGCTATGTCCAGAAGGGCGTGGCGCGTTACACCGAAGCCTGGGGACCGCGCTACCAACCCTTGACCGGAAAAGAGCAGGGCTTCGTGGTCCGCGATGGCGTCGTCCAACAGCGCATCGAGGCCATTCCCCAGCCCGGTGTGCCGCTGCGCGCCGGGGACATGCTCCTGGTCACCCGGGGCGGCATCAAGGCCGACTGGCAGCCAGGGGAACGTCTGGTGATCAGCAGCCGCTCAACGTCCGTGGTCGGCGACAAGCCCTATGTGGTGGGCGGCGGGCCGCTGCTGCTGCGCTCGGGACTGGTGGCCCTCAATGGCCAGGCGGAAGGCTTCAGCCCGGGATTCATCCGCCAGGGGGCGCCGCGCACCGTGATCGCGAGCGATGGACGGCAGCTCTGGCTGATCACCCTGCAAGGGGTCAACAACGCCGGGCCGACCTTGATGGAGACCGCCTTATTGCTGAAGCAACAGGGTCTCAAGGAGGCCTTGAACCTCGACGGAGGCAGCTCAACGGGCCTGGTCCTTGCGGACGTGCAGACCGTGAAAGGTCGCGGGATTGCCGGATCAGTCCACAACGGCATTGGTCTGATTCCCCGCGTCCCGATGCCGATGCCGAACCGCCCACCCGCACGGCTGGCCTCAAGCCCGCCCTGA
- a CDS encoding AIR synthase, with translation MPKGQGMQLTAAAAAELGRQAAVAGTPGMMHLDLVDGTCERWVIRIRPGRLAGVPVARADGITLFAPGDQGERLNTLELDYRGDLSGGGFLIRTGRDHRVCACGAAFGPADEPSPGGSTSTK, from the coding sequence ATGCCCAAGGGCCAAGGCATGCAACTCACCGCAGCGGCTGCCGCAGAGCTCGGCCGCCAAGCGGCCGTCGCCGGCACCCCGGGGATGATGCACCTTGACCTGGTGGATGGCACCTGCGAGCGCTGGGTGATTCGCATCCGTCCCGGCCGTCTGGCAGGCGTTCCCGTGGCCCGTGCCGACGGGATCACGCTGTTCGCCCCCGGCGACCAGGGGGAGCGACTCAACACCCTCGAGCTCGACTATCGCGGTGATCTCAGCGGGGGCGGATTCCTGATCCGCACCGGCCGTGACCACCGTGTCTGCGCTTGTGGTGCGGCCTTTGGCCCCGCTGACGAACCCTCTCCGGGTGGCAGCACCTCGACAAAGTAA
- the rpsL gene encoding 30S ribosomal protein S12 translates to MPTIQQLIRSERTRLTRKTKSPALRSCPERRGVCTRVYTSTPKKPNSALRKVARVRLTSGFEVTAYIPGIGHNLQEHSVVMIRGGRVKDLPGVRYHIIRGTLDTAGVKDRRQSRSKYGAKTPKD, encoded by the coding sequence ATGCCCACGATTCAGCAGCTGATCCGCAGTGAGCGGACGCGCCTTACCCGCAAGACCAAGTCGCCCGCACTGCGCTCCTGCCCTGAGCGCCGTGGTGTCTGCACCCGCGTGTACACCTCAACCCCCAAGAAGCCGAACTCGGCTCTGCGGAAGGTGGCTCGTGTGCGCCTGACCTCCGGCTTCGAGGTGACCGCCTATATCCCCGGTATTGGCCACAACCTCCAGGAACACTCCGTGGTGATGATCCGCGGCGGTCGTGTGAAAGACCTGCCCGGTGTCCGCTACCACATCATTCGCGGCACCCTGGATACCGCTGGCGTGAAGGACCGTCGTCAGTCCCGCTCCAAGTACGGCGCCAAAACCCCCAAGGATTGA
- the rpsG gene encoding 30S ribosomal protein S7, protein MSRRNAAEKRPVLPDPQFNSRLATMMVARLMKHGKKSTAQRILSDAFTLINERTGSDALELFETAVKNATPLVEVRARRVGGATYQVPMEVRQERGTAMALRWLVNFSRARNGRSMAQKLAGELMDAANEAGSAVRKREETHKMAEANKAFAHYRY, encoded by the coding sequence ATGTCACGCCGCAACGCCGCTGAGAAGCGCCCGGTTCTCCCCGATCCTCAGTTCAACAGCCGCCTGGCAACCATGATGGTTGCTCGGCTGATGAAGCACGGCAAGAAGTCCACCGCCCAGCGGATTCTTTCCGACGCCTTCACGCTGATCAACGAGCGGACCGGCAGTGACGCCCTCGAGCTGTTCGAGACCGCAGTGAAGAACGCCACTCCCCTCGTGGAAGTGCGCGCTCGTCGCGTCGGTGGCGCCACCTACCAGGTGCCCATGGAAGTGCGTCAAGAGCGCGGCACCGCCATGGCCCTGCGCTGGCTGGTGAACTTCTCCCGCGCCCGCAACGGCCGCAGCATGGCTCAGAAGCTGGCCGGCGAACTGATGGATGCCGCCAACGAAGCTGGCAGCGCCGTCCGCAAGCGCGAAGAGACCCACAAGATGGCCGAAGCCAACAAGGCCTTCGCCCACTACCGCTACTAA
- the fusA gene encoding elongation factor G, translating to MARAIPLERVRNIGIAAHIDAGKTTTTERILFYSGVVHKIGEVHDGAAVTDWMAQERERGITITAAAISTSWKDHRINIIDTPGHVDFTIEVERSMRVLDGVIAVFCAVGGVQPQSETVWRQADRYSVPRMVFVNKMDRTGADFLKVHGQIKDRLKANAVPIQLPIGAEGELSGIIDLVKNRAFIYKDDLGQDIEETDVPADMKDLVDEWRATLMETIAETDEALIEKFLEEGELSEAELVKGIRDGVLKHGLVPVLCGSAFKNKGVQLLLDAVVDYLPAPVDVPPIQGVLPNGDEAVRPSDDNAPFSALAFKVMADPFGKLTFIRMYSGVLQKGSYILNSTKDKKERISRLIVLKADDREEVDELRAGDLGAVLGLKNTTTGDTLCVDSDPIILESLYIPEPVISVAVEPKTKGDMEKLSKALQSLSEEDPTFRVSTDPETSQTVIAGMGELHLEILVDRMLREFKVEANIGAPQVSYRETIRASAKGEGKFARQTGGKGQYGHVVIEMEPGEPGTGFEFVNKIVGGVVPKEYIGPAEAGMKETCQSGVIAGFPLIDVKVTMVDGSYHDVDSSEMAFKIAGSMAFKDGVKKCNPVLLEPMMKVEVEVPDDFLGSVIGDLSSRRGQVEGQSIDDGQSKVQSKVPLAEMFGYATQLRSMTQGRGIFSMEFSHYEEVPRNVAEAIISKNQGNS from the coding sequence GTGGCTCGCGCTATTCCCCTGGAACGCGTCAGGAATATTGGTATTGCGGCACACATTGATGCCGGTAAAACCACCACCACCGAACGAATCCTGTTCTATTCAGGTGTGGTGCACAAGATCGGTGAGGTGCACGATGGCGCCGCCGTGACCGACTGGATGGCCCAGGAGCGCGAGCGGGGCATCACCATCACCGCTGCTGCGATTTCCACCAGCTGGAAAGACCACCGGATCAACATCATTGATACCCCTGGTCACGTGGACTTCACCATCGAGGTGGAGCGTTCCATGCGGGTGCTGGACGGCGTAATCGCTGTGTTCTGCGCCGTGGGTGGTGTTCAGCCCCAGTCGGAAACCGTCTGGCGCCAAGCGGATCGCTACAGCGTTCCCCGCATGGTGTTCGTCAACAAGATGGACCGCACCGGCGCTGACTTCCTGAAGGTGCACGGTCAGATCAAGGACCGCCTGAAGGCCAACGCCGTTCCCATCCAGCTGCCCATCGGCGCTGAGGGTGAACTGAGCGGCATCATCGACCTCGTCAAGAACCGCGCGTTCATCTACAAAGACGACCTGGGTCAGGACATCGAAGAGACCGATGTGCCCGCCGACATGAAGGATCTCGTCGACGAGTGGCGCGCCACTCTGATGGAGACCATCGCTGAAACCGATGAAGCACTGATCGAGAAGTTCCTCGAAGAGGGTGAACTCTCTGAAGCTGAACTGGTCAAAGGCATCCGTGATGGCGTGCTGAAGCACGGCCTGGTGCCGGTTCTGTGCGGCTCGGCCTTCAAGAACAAGGGTGTGCAGCTGCTGCTCGACGCCGTCGTCGACTACCTGCCCGCTCCCGTGGACGTGCCCCCGATTCAGGGCGTCCTCCCCAACGGCGACGAAGCTGTTCGCCCCTCCGACGACAACGCTCCCTTCAGCGCCCTGGCGTTCAAGGTGATGGCCGATCCCTTCGGCAAGCTGACCTTCATCCGGATGTACTCCGGTGTGCTCCAGAAGGGCAGCTACATTCTGAACTCCACCAAGGACAAGAAGGAACGCATTTCCCGCCTGATCGTGCTCAAGGCCGACGACCGCGAGGAAGTCGACGAGCTGCGCGCGGGTGACCTCGGTGCTGTTCTGGGCCTCAAGAACACCACCACCGGCGACACCCTCTGCGTCGATTCCGATCCGATCATTCTGGAATCGCTCTACATCCCCGAGCCTGTGATCTCGGTGGCCGTGGAACCCAAGACCAAGGGCGACATGGAGAAACTCTCCAAGGCCCTGCAGTCCCTGTCGGAGGAAGACCCCACCTTCCGGGTCTCCACCGATCCGGAGACCAGCCAGACCGTGATCGCCGGCATGGGCGAACTCCACCTGGAAATCCTGGTGGACCGCATGCTGCGCGAATTCAAGGTCGAAGCCAACATCGGTGCGCCTCAGGTGTCCTACCGCGAAACCATTCGCGCAAGTGCCAAGGGCGAGGGCAAATTTGCCCGTCAAACCGGTGGAAAGGGCCAGTACGGCCACGTGGTGATCGAAATGGAGCCCGGCGAGCCGGGCACCGGATTCGAGTTCGTCAACAAGATTGTTGGCGGTGTCGTTCCCAAGGAGTACATCGGTCCGGCCGAGGCCGGCATGAAGGAAACCTGCCAGTCCGGCGTGATTGCCGGTTTCCCCCTGATCGATGTCAAGGTCACCATGGTCGACGGGTCGTACCATGACGTCGACTCGTCGGAGATGGCGTTCAAAATCGCCGGCTCCATGGCCTTCAAAGACGGCGTCAAGAAGTGCAATCCTGTACTTCTTGAGCCCATGATGAAGGTCGAAGTTGAGGTTCCCGACGACTTCCTCGGAAGCGTCATCGGTGACCTCTCATCGCGCCGCGGTCAGGTTGAAGGACAGTCCATCGATGATGGTCAGTCCAAGGTCCAGTCCAAGGTGCCCCTGGCCGAGATGTTCGGCTACGCCACCCAGCTCCGATCCATGACCCAGGGTCGGGGTATCTTCTCGATGGAATTCAGCCATTACGAGGAAGTTCCTCGCAATGTGGCAGAAGCCATCATCTCCAAGAATCAGGGCAATTCCTGA
- the tuf gene encoding elongation factor Tu → MAREKFERNKPHVNIGTIGHVDHGKTTLTAAITNVLAKKGQAEVQNYADIDGAPEERERGITINTAHVEYETAGRHYAHVDCPGHADYVKNMITGAAQMDGAILVCAATDGPMAQTKEHILLAKQVGVPALVVALNKCDMVDDEEILELVEMEIRELLSSYDFPGDDIPVIKVSGLKAIEGDAEWEAKIDELMDAVDSAIPEPEREVDKPFLMAVEDVFSITGRGTVATGRIERGVVKVGEEIEIVGIKDTRKTTVTGVEMFRKLLDEGMAGDNVGLLLRGIQKEDIERGMVLVKPGSITPHTKFEGEVYVLKKEEGGRHTPFFAGYRPQFYIRTTDVTGQITAFTSDDGSNVEMVMPGDRIKMTGELICPVAIEQGMRFAIREGGRTIGAGVVSKIIA, encoded by the coding sequence ATGGCTCGCGAGAAGTTCGAAAGGAATAAGCCCCACGTCAACATCGGCACCATCGGCCACGTTGACCACGGCAAGACCACCCTCACCGCCGCCATCACCAACGTGCTGGCCAAGAAGGGTCAGGCGGAAGTGCAGAACTACGCCGACATCGACGGTGCTCCCGAAGAGCGTGAGCGCGGTATCACCATCAACACCGCTCACGTTGAGTACGAGACCGCCGGTCGTCACTACGCCCACGTGGACTGCCCCGGCCACGCGGACTACGTTAAGAATATGATCACCGGTGCCGCCCAGATGGACGGCGCCATCCTGGTCTGCGCCGCCACCGACGGCCCCATGGCCCAAACCAAGGAGCACATCCTCCTGGCCAAGCAGGTGGGCGTTCCCGCTCTGGTGGTTGCACTGAACAAGTGCGACATGGTCGACGACGAGGAAATCCTCGAGCTCGTCGAAATGGAAATCCGTGAGCTCCTGAGCAGCTACGACTTCCCCGGCGACGACATCCCCGTCATCAAAGTCTCCGGCCTGAAGGCCATCGAAGGCGACGCTGAGTGGGAAGCCAAGATCGACGAGCTGATGGATGCGGTTGACTCCGCCATCCCCGAGCCCGAGCGTGAAGTCGACAAGCCCTTCCTGATGGCTGTCGAAGACGTCTTCTCCATCACCGGTCGCGGCACCGTCGCCACCGGCCGCATCGAGCGCGGTGTGGTCAAGGTCGGCGAAGAAATCGAGATTGTGGGTATCAAGGACACCCGCAAGACCACCGTCACCGGTGTGGAGATGTTCCGCAAGCTGCTCGACGAGGGCATGGCCGGCGACAACGTGGGTCTGCTGCTCCGCGGCATCCAGAAGGAAGACATCGAGCGCGGCATGGTGCTCGTGAAGCCCGGCTCCATCACCCCTCACACCAAGTTCGAGGGTGAGGTCTACGTGCTGAAGAAGGAAGAAGGCGGCCGCCACACCCCCTTCTTTGCTGGCTACCGCCCGCAGTTCTACATCCGTACGACCGACGTGACCGGTCAAATCACCGCTTTCACCTCCGACGACGGCTCCAACGTGGAAATGGTGATGCCCGGTGACCGCATCAAGATGACCGGCGAGCTGATCTGCCCCGTCGCCATCGAGCAAGGCATGCGCTTCGCTATCCGCGAAGGCGGCCGCACCATCGGTGCTGGCGTGGTCTCCAAGATCATCGCCTGA